A genomic segment from Arcobacter acticola encodes:
- the speA gene encoding biosynthetic arginine decarboxylase — MNNYGINIWSDDNFVIEDGLAKINHDCKPSLISIVKDIRKQDFKGPLLLRFPHITEKQINTLYNTFNASIKEYDYKGNFNAVFPLKVNQLPNFIHPLINEGKKFNYGLEAGSKAELVIAMTYNNINSPITVNGFKDKEMIHLGFIAKSMGHDITLIIEGLNELEMIIEVLNETKMEAPSIGLRVRLHSGGSGLWAKSGGINSKFGLTSTEILEAYELMEDNNIVKYLTMIHFHIGSAMNSIKPLKKALREAGHIYAELKNLGATNLNAINIGGGLAVEYNAYERTRFYSLSEFSNDVIFTLKDIAKQKGVDEPNIFTESGRFISAASTVLITPVLELFSSEYDLDHLNLKEKNPPLIQELHDLLRDMSKRTAYEYMHDSIDHMESLLTLFDLGYIDLQDRSNAEILTHQVIKKAISLLEIDHYEELKKLDENIQEKYLLNFSLFQSLPDYWGIDQEFPIMPITHLDKKPTRSASLWDITCDSDGELPFDIKKPLYLHDVNLNKEDYFIGFFNVGAYQDTLGMKHNLFSHPTEVNVVFKDGEVVLEKILESQKIIDILEDIDYDTNEIRAILRKSLNDHNYNDMEKYLNENSYLKTIWSYHE, encoded by the coding sequence GTGAATAACTATGGTATAAATATATGGAGTGATGACAATTTTGTAATAGAAGATGGATTAGCGAAGATAAATCATGATTGTAAACCTTCTTTAATCTCTATTGTTAAGGATATAAGAAAACAAGACTTTAAAGGTCCTTTGCTTTTAAGGTTTCCTCATATTACAGAGAAGCAAATAAATACTTTATACAACACATTTAATGCAAGTATTAAAGAATATGATTATAAAGGTAATTTTAATGCTGTTTTCCCTTTAAAAGTAAATCAATTACCAAACTTTATTCATCCTTTAATAAATGAAGGTAAAAAGTTTAATTATGGATTAGAAGCTGGAAGTAAAGCTGAACTTGTAATTGCAATGACTTACAATAATATAAATTCTCCAATTACGGTTAATGGATTTAAAGATAAAGAGATGATTCATTTAGGGTTTATTGCTAAAAGTATGGGTCATGATATTACACTTATTATAGAAGGTTTAAACGAACTAGAAATGATTATAGAGGTTTTAAACGAAACAAAAATGGAAGCTCCAAGTATTGGACTAAGAGTTAGGCTTCACAGTGGAGGAAGTGGATTATGGGCTAAAAGTGGAGGTATTAACTCTAAATTTGGTCTTACATCTACTGAAATTTTAGAAGCTTATGAATTAATGGAAGATAATAATATAGTTAAGTATTTAACAATGATTCACTTCCATATTGGTTCAGCAATGAACTCAATCAAACCATTAAAAAAAGCATTAAGAGAAGCTGGACATATTTATGCCGAACTCAAAAATCTAGGTGCTACAAATCTTAACGCTATTAATATTGGTGGTGGATTAGCTGTTGAATATAATGCTTATGAAAGAACAAGATTTTATTCATTATCTGAATTTTCAAATGATGTTATTTTTACATTAAAAGATATTGCAAAGCAAAAAGGTGTTGATGAACCAAATATTTTCACAGAATCAGGAAGATTTATATCTGCGGCTTCAACTGTTTTAATAACTCCTGTTCTTGAATTATTCTCTTCTGAATATGATCTTGACCATTTAAATTTAAAAGAAAAAAATCCTCCATTAATTCAAGAATTACATGACTTATTAAGAGATATGTCAAAAAGAACTGCTTATGAGTATATGCATGATAGTATTGACCATATGGAATCTTTATTAACACTATTTGATTTAGGTTATATTGATTTACAAGACAGATCAAATGCTGAAATTTTAACTCACCAAGTTATTAAAAAAGCTATATCTTTACTTGAAATTGACCACTATGAAGAGTTAAAAAAGCTTGATGAAAATATTCAAGAAAAATATTTATTAAACTTTTCATTATTCCAATCACTTCCTGATTATTGGGGAATTGACCAAGAATTTCCTATAATGCCTATTACTCATCTTGATAAAAAACCAACAAGAAGTGCATCATTATGGGATATTACTTGTGATAGTGATGGAGAATTACCATTTGATATAAAAAAACCTTTATATTTACATGATGTAAATTTAAATAAAGAAGATTATTTCATAGGATTCTTTAACGTGGGAGCTTATCAAGATACATTAGGAATGAAACATAATTTATTTTCTCACCCAACAGAAGTTAATGTTGTATTTAAAGATGGTGAAGTTGTTTTAGAAAAGATCTTAGAGTCTCAAAAGATTATTGATATCTTAGAAGATATTGATTATGACACTAATGAGATAAGAGCAATACTGAGAAAAAGTTTAAATGATCATAATTATAATGATATGGAAAAATATTTAAATGAAAATAGCTACTTAAAAACTATTTGGAGCTATCATGAATGA
- the hisS gene encoding histidine--tRNA ligase: MANKTIQSLRGMKDIVNEESALFTYFVDNASKIAKNYGFSYIETPLLEETALFKRSVGESSDIVNKEMYQFIDKGENDVCLRPEGTAGVVRHFVEKKLDRAGGNYKWYYYGPMFRYERPQKGRLREFHQFGCEVFGIDSVFEDANIIIMLKEILEFFGIGFTLKLNSLGCNECMPPYKENLVKHLTNFKENLCEDCNRRILTNPIRVLDCKNDKCQLLLTGAPKITTSLCNSCDSDFEKLKEILNFNNINYEVDSNLVRGLDYYNKTAFEFVSNEIGAQSAIAGGGRYDKLVEFLGGKSTPGIGFAIGIERLLELIKMPQCNQDVIYMGTLDDSSLNTMIKVANQKRKTTKTLVEYTPRSFGKHFSIAEKLGANIVALIGENELKNGTIYIKNIKTREETNLKLEDF; the protein is encoded by the coding sequence ATGGCAAATAAGACAATACAAAGCTTAAGAGGTATGAAAGATATTGTAAATGAAGAGAGTGCTTTATTTACTTATTTTGTAGATAATGCATCAAAAATTGCAAAAAACTACGGTTTTTCATATATTGAAACACCCCTTTTAGAAGAAACAGCATTATTTAAAAGATCTGTTGGAGAAAGTAGTGATATTGTAAATAAAGAGATGTATCAATTTATTGATAAAGGTGAAAATGACGTTTGTTTAAGGCCAGAAGGAACAGCAGGAGTTGTGAGACATTTTGTTGAGAAAAAACTTGATCGTGCTGGTGGGAACTACAAATGGTATTATTACGGACCTATGTTTAGATATGAAAGACCTCAAAAAGGAAGATTAAGAGAATTTCACCAATTTGGTTGTGAAGTCTTTGGAATAGATTCTGTTTTTGAAGATGCAAATATAATCATCATGCTTAAAGAAATTCTTGAATTTTTTGGAATTGGATTTACTTTAAAATTAAATTCTCTTGGTTGTAATGAGTGCATGCCTCCGTATAAAGAAAACCTAGTTAAACATTTAACAAATTTTAAAGAGAATCTTTGTGAAGACTGTAATAGAAGAATTCTAACCAACCCAATTAGAGTTTTAGATTGTAAAAATGATAAATGTCAATTATTATTAACAGGTGCTCCAAAAATAACTACTAGTTTATGTAATTCTTGTGATAGTGATTTTGAAAAACTAAAAGAGATTTTAAATTTCAATAACATAAATTATGAAGTAGATTCAAATCTTGTAAGAGGTTTAGATTATTATAATAAAACAGCATTTGAGTTTGTAAGTAATGAAATTGGTGCACAAAGTGCTATTGCAGGTGGTGGAAGATATGATAAACTTGTTGAATTCTTAGGTGGAAAATCAACACCTGGAATTGGTTTTGCAATTGGAATTGAAAGACTATTAGAGCTAATTAAGATGCCACAATGTAATCAAGATGTGATATACATGGGTACCCTGGATGATAGTTCATTAAATACTATGATAAAAGTTGCAAATCAAAAGAGAAAAACAACAAAAACTTTAGTAGAATACACGCCAAGAAGTTTTGGAAAACATTTTAGTATTGCTGAAAAACTAGGGGCTAATATTGTTGCACTAATTGGTGAAAATGAACTAAAAAATGGCACAATTTATATAAAAAATATAAAAACAAGAGAAGAAACAAATTTAAAATTAGAGGATTTTTAA
- the tmk gene encoding dTMP kinase → MYAVIEGIDTAGKSTQLNLLKSKYPKAIFTKEPGGTELGTKLRVMALNGEAKSKVAEMFLFMADRAEHIEQVIKPNKNNTIISDRSIISGIAYSTQLKIDQLIELNLIATDNTLPSHVILLELTPEELKYRLSQKENDSIELRGIDYLLNIQNRMKETIKKLNINYIFIDASLKIEEIEMKIEEFMNGK, encoded by the coding sequence ATGTATGCAGTTATAGAAGGTATTGATACAGCTGGTAAATCTACTCAATTAAATTTATTAAAAAGTAAATATCCAAAGGCAATTTTTACAAAAGAGCCAGGAGGAACAGAACTTGGAACTAAACTTAGAGTTATGGCTTTAAATGGAGAAGCAAAATCAAAAGTTGCTGAAATGTTTCTTTTTATGGCTGATAGAGCTGAGCATATTGAACAAGTGATAAAGCCCAATAAAAATAATACAATAATTTCAGATAGATCGATAATATCAGGGATTGCCTATTCTACTCAATTAAAAATAGATCAACTAATTGAACTTAATTTAATTGCAACAGATAATACCCTTCCAAGCCATGTAATTTTACTTGAATTAACACCTGAAGAATTGAAATATAGATTATCACAAAAAGAAAATGATTCTATAGAATTAAGAGGAATTGATTACTTATTGAATATCCAAAATAGAATGAAAGAAACAATAAAAAAATTAAATATAAATTATATTTTTATAGATGCAAGCTTGAAAATAGAAGAAATAGAGATGAAGATAGAGGAATTTATGAATGGCAAATAA
- the coaD gene encoding pantetheine-phosphate adenylyltransferase, with product MPKNCDINSYRKAIYSGTFDPITNGHLDIIKRAANIFDEVIIAVAKSELKKPMFDHDQRVAFAQAAVEGIEGVSVLGFDTLLVDLATELKVNTIIRGLRAVSDFEFELQMGYANSSINKKIETLYLMPTLQNAFVSSTIVREIIRFNGKFEHLVPEKVVKCMQL from the coding sequence ATGCCAAAGAACTGTGATATAAATTCATATAGAAAAGCTATATATAGTGGTACTTTTGATCCAATTACAAATGGCCATTTAGATATCATAAAAAGAGCCGCAAATATATTTGATGAAGTAATTATAGCTGTTGCAAAAAGTGAACTAAAAAAACCTATGTTTGATCACGATCAAAGAGTTGCATTTGCACAAGCAGCGGTTGAAGGAATAGAAGGAGTAAGTGTTTTAGGATTTGACACATTACTTGTTGATTTAGCAACTGAGCTTAAAGTAAATACAATTATTAGAGGATTAAGAGCTGTTTCAGATTTTGAATTTGAACTTCAAATGGGATATGCAAACTCTTCAATAAATAAAAAAATTGAAACTTTATATTTAATGCCAACATTACAAAATGCTTTTGTTTCTTCTACAATTGTTAGAGAAATTATAAGATTCAATGGTAAATTTGAACATTTAGTTCCAGAGAAAGTAGTAAAATGTATGCAGTTATAG
- a CDS encoding UbiX family flavin prenyltransferase, whose protein sequence is MRITVAISGASGSNLGVNFVKQIPKDIEVFVIFSKSAKTALKLENGISANKLFEDCENITVFKDSNIGASIASGSFKVDKMIILPCSMNTLAKCAVGISDSLITRAFTVMLKEKRDIVLAPREMPLNSIVLENMLKLSNLGVIIAPPILGYYSAQQSLEDMEKFLIGKWFDLLKIDNNLYKRWE, encoded by the coding sequence TTGAGAATAACTGTTGCAATTTCAGGAGCTAGTGGCTCTAATCTTGGTGTTAATTTTGTGAAACAAATACCAAAAGATATTGAAGTGTTTGTTATCTTTTCTAAAAGTGCAAAAACTGCATTAAAGCTTGAAAATGGCATATCTGCAAATAAACTATTTGAAGATTGTGAAAACATAACAGTTTTTAAAGATTCAAATATTGGTGCAAGTATTGCATCTGGCTCTTTTAAAGTGGACAAAATGATAATTTTGCCATGCTCTATGAATACCTTAGCAAAATGTGCTGTTGGAATTTCAGATTCACTTATAACAAGGGCTTTTACAGTTATGTTAAAAGAAAAAAGAGATATAGTTCTTGCACCTAGAGAAATGCCTTTAAATAGTATTGTTTTAGAAAATATGCTTAAATTGTCAAACTTAGGAGTAATAATAGCACCTCCAATTCTGGGTTATTATAGTGCTCAGCAAAGTTTAGAAGATATGGAAAAATTTCTAATTGGTAAATGGTTTGATTTACTAAAAATAGATAATAACTTATATAAAAGATGGGAATAA
- a CDS encoding recombinase family protein codes for MSKIFTYIRKNENNLKYTQEQKDSVEKYINKKNIEVYKNIEIVINTPREEKNILELLKNCEMNSTIIVSNLNVFGRTIETILEIVKFLLSNKIRIIIVEQNLDLIDDKDMLSQMILGVISMTIGLEKELMSLRTKEALTAKKLNGIALGKPKGTIQKSKFDLQRDKIEELLTVGLSVRKISKLLGYNNHIGLNNYVKKRKIKANLKNEQKTL; via the coding sequence ATGTCAAAAATTTTTACGTATATTAGAAAAAATGAAAATAATTTAAAATATACCCAAGAGCAAAAAGATTCTGTTGAAAAATATATCAATAAGAAAAATATCGAAGTTTATAAAAATATAGAGATTGTTATAAATACCCCTCGGGAAGAAAAAAATATATTAGAATTATTGAAAAACTGTGAAATGAATTCAACTATTATTGTTTCAAATCTAAATGTTTTTGGAAGAACAATTGAAACTATTTTAGAAATAGTTAAATTTTTGTTATCAAATAAAATTAGAATAATCATTGTTGAACAAAATTTAGATTTAATAGACGATAAAGATATGCTAAGCCAAATGATTTTAGGTGTTATTTCAATGACTATTGGTTTAGAAAAAGAGTTAATGAGCTTAAGAACAAAAGAAGCATTAACAGCTAAAAAATTAAATGGTATAGCCTTAGGAAAACCAAAAGGTACAATACAAAAATCAAAATTTGATTTACAAAGAGATAAAATAGAAGAACTTTTAACTGTTGGTTTATCAGTTAGAAAGATATCAAAACTTCTTGGATATAACAATCATATAGGATTGAATAACTATGTTAAAAAAAGAAAAATAAAAGCAAATCTAAAAAATGAACAAAAAACATTATAG
- the rplI gene encoding 50S ribosomal protein L9 has product MKVLLTKDVKSLGKAGEIKEVADGYGKNFLIGKGLALHATTEVLNRWKSEQKRAAENEAKEIATAKELAEKLNATKLTIKHKVGANGHLIGSVTNKEIAESLEDQFSIMLDKKNISLDKKIKSVGIYEVDCKLGHAIHASLKVDIIGE; this is encoded by the coding sequence GTGAAAGTATTATTAACAAAAGATGTAAAAAGTTTAGGAAAAGCTGGTGAGATTAAAGAAGTAGCAGATGGTTATGGTAAAAACTTCTTAATAGGTAAAGGCTTAGCATTACACGCAACAACTGAAGTATTAAATAGATGGAAGTCTGAACAAAAAAGAGCAGCTGAAAATGAAGCAAAAGAAATAGCAACAGCAAAAGAGTTAGCAGAAAAGTTAAATGCAACAAAATTAACAATCAAACATAAAGTTGGAGCAAATGGTCATTTAATTGGGTCAGTTACTAATAAAGAGATTGCAGAATCATTAGAAGATCAATTTTCAATTATGCTTGATAAAAAAAATATTTCATTAGATAAAAAAATCAAATCTGTTGGAATTTATGAAGTTGATTGTAAATTAGGTCATGCAATTCATGCAAGTTTAAAAGTTGATATAATTGGAGAATAA
- the hslV gene encoding ATP-dependent protease subunit HslV, with protein sequence MFDATTILAYKGANKAVIGGDGQVTFGNTVLKGNATKIRTLYKDQILAGFAGSTADAFNLFDMFEGHLEACKGDLLKSVIAFSKEWRKDKLLRRLEAMMIVLNKEKIFILSGNGDVVEPEDGAIASIGSGGNFAISAARALAKHSTLDEEAVVRESLMIAGELCIYTNQNIKILKLED encoded by the coding sequence ATGTTTGATGCTACAACGATACTTGCTTATAAAGGTGCAAATAAAGCAGTAATTGGAGGTGACGGTCAAGTTACTTTTGGAAATACTGTTTTAAAAGGAAATGCAACAAAAATAAGAACTCTTTATAAAGATCAGATATTAGCTGGATTTGCAGGAAGTACAGCAGATGCATTTAATCTTTTTGATATGTTCGAAGGTCATTTAGAAGCTTGTAAAGGAGATTTATTAAAATCTGTAATTGCTTTTTCCAAAGAATGGAGAAAAGACAAACTTTTAAGAAGACTCGAAGCTATGATGATAGTTTTAAATAAAGAAAAAATTTTTATATTAAGTGGAAATGGTGATGTTGTAGAACCTGAAGATGGAGCAATCGCTTCTATTGGAAGTGGTGGAAATTTTGCTATTTCAGCTGCACGTGCGCTTGCAAAACATTCTACTTTAGATGAAGAGGCTGTTGTTAGAGAGTCTTTAATGATTGCAGGAGAACTTTGTATATATACAAATCAAAATATTAAAATATTAAAATTAGAGGACTAA
- the hslU gene encoding ATP-dependent protease ATPase subunit HslU encodes MDMTPKQIVAYLDDYIIGQANAKKTIALALRNRYRRMKVEPKLQEEIMPKNILMIGSTGVGKTEIARRLAKMMGLPFIKVEASKYTEVGFVGRDVESMVRDLVYESINLVTREFEEKIKDKIDDEVNKKIIEILVPPLPNTASDSAKESFIKTYNVMEKKLLDGTLDDKRIEIEVPKKAHVEILDSSMPFDMSSMQESLNKMLGGLNKEKIKKEVSIKDAKILLRGFASESLLDLEAIKIEAIKRAENGGIIFLDEIDKIASGKKNNGQDPSKEGVQRDLLPIVEGSNVQTKFGQIKTDHILFIAAGAFHVSKPSDLIPELQGRFPLRVELEALDEESLYKILTSTKNSLLRQYKALLEVEEVELEFDDEAIRAFAKYSVTANEITEDIGARRLHTVIEKVIEDISFEADEKRGQKVIVTKELVSEKLDDIVDNVDTARYIL; translated from the coding sequence ATGGATATGACACCAAAACAAATCGTTGCATACTTAGATGATTATATTATTGGTCAAGCAAATGCAAAAAAGACTATTGCATTAGCACTTAGAAATAGATATAGAAGAATGAAAGTAGAGCCAAAACTTCAAGAAGAGATAATGCCTAAAAATATTTTAATGATAGGTAGTACAGGAGTTGGTAAAACAGAAATTGCAAGACGATTAGCTAAAATGATGGGTTTACCTTTTATAAAAGTTGAAGCTAGTAAATATACTGAAGTTGGATTTGTAGGTCGTGATGTTGAATCTATGGTTAGAGATTTAGTATATGAAAGTATAAATTTGGTAACTCGTGAATTTGAAGAAAAAATAAAAGATAAAATTGATGATGAAGTAAATAAAAAAATTATTGAAATTTTAGTTCCACCATTACCAAATACTGCTAGTGATAGTGCAAAGGAATCATTTATTAAAACATATAATGTAATGGAAAAGAAACTTTTAGACGGAACTTTAGATGATAAAAGAATAGAAATTGAAGTTCCTAAAAAAGCCCACGTTGAAATTTTAGATTCTTCAATGCCTTTTGATATGAGTTCTATGCAAGAAAGCTTAAATAAAATGTTAGGTGGACTTAATAAAGAAAAAATCAAAAAAGAAGTATCTATTAAGGACGCTAAAATTTTATTAAGAGGTTTTGCAAGTGAAAGTTTACTAGATCTTGAAGCTATAAAAATTGAAGCAATTAAAAGAGCTGAAAATGGTGGAATTATATTTTTAGATGAAATTGATAAAATTGCATCAGGAAAGAAAAATAATGGTCAAGATCCATCTAAAGAAGGAGTACAAAGAGATTTACTTCCAATAGTTGAAGGATCTAATGTTCAAACAAAATTTGGTCAAATTAAAACTGATCATATATTGTTTATCGCTGCTGGTGCATTTCATGTATCAAAACCAAGTGATTTAATTCCAGAACTGCAAGGAAGATTTCCTCTAAGAGTAGAATTAGAAGCTTTAGATGAAGAATCATTATATAAAATTTTAACTAGTACTAAAAACTCTTTATTAAGACAATACAAAGCTCTTTTAGAAGTAGAAGAAGTGGAATTAGAATTTGATGATGAAGCTATTAGAGCATTTGCAAAATATTCAGTTACTGCAAATGAAATAACAGAAGATATAGGTGCTAGAAGACTTCATACTGTTATTGAAAAAGTGATTGAAGATATCTCATTTGAAGCAGATGAGAAAAGAGGTCAAAAAGTTATTGTAACAAAAGAGCTAGTATCTGAAAAACTTGACGATATTGTTGATAATGTTGATACAGCAAGATATATCTTGTAA